ACGCCTAGGTGACGACTAGGCGGACGCTTTAGGCACCTAGGCGCCCAAAGCGGTCGATTTTCTAAAGCGGAGGGGGAGCGCTCTGACGCCTCAGGGTCGCCTTAAAAACAAGGCTCAGTATGTATTTGGGATCTTTTGAACAGTTCATCAGTTTAGATTTTGTTTCAGGCAAAGATTCATTGCCAGTTGATCTTCCTAAGCCTGTTGAGAATGAAAAAAATGGGGAAGTTGAACACGCAAATGTCAATCCGCTCAGTGTGCACCCACTGCCCTTGGTAAGTCTATTTCTAATGCTACTGAAAGCTTGTTTACAATGGCAAGGATGGCCTTGCTTCATGAAGAAACCTTTCACTGCAGACCAGGACTTCTGACGTACTTCCAGAATCCTCAAATGGTTCCGACTCTCTGAAGGAAGAGAAAAACCAATACTATCCAGGTTCATACATTTTCTTACATAGTATTCTCGGTATTTCTTGTGACCGTATACAGTTTATATGGAGGTGACGTGTTCTAGAGTTACATATAAAGTTTCCAAGCAAACTAGGATTCGTTAGCAGAACATGTATCAGTTTTCATGCACTATATTTTTGCAAAACTATTGTTAAGTTGATGACAGAGTTGTGATCTTATTGCCAAAAAAGGCATTCTACAGTCTAAGTTCGATTAGATTTGGCTCCAGTAAAAACTACTTCCTTCGTCCCCTAATATCAGATTTATTGCAATCGATATACTCACATATTGGTTGTAATaccatcttatattatgggatggagggagtacaaagCAAGTCATGTTTGACTTTCTTCATCTCATAATGGTTGAACCACCAAGCAGATTTAATACAATTAGACAACATTTTGTATTAGCGTGATTTTTCTTATCTACATCCTCGTCAAAGATTGCGTGATATGTGTGTTGAACATAAAAAATACTCTATAGCTAATCAGCACATTTTGTTTCGCTTTTCTTACTATTTTAGGTAAGGAGATTAAGCGCAGAAAGCGACATAGAAGAAAGCAGTATGTGGACCAAGAGCCATGCATAATGAGAGGGGTCtatttcaaaaatatgaaatggcAAGCTGCTATAAAAGTTGACAAGAAACAAATTCACTTGGGTACTGTTGGAACACAGGATGAGGCAGCCCGGCTATATGATAGGTATTATCTGGACTAAGCTTTACTGTTATTGGTAGAACTCGGGGATGACAACAACCCTCCCGATCTCAAGTTGTAGGGGTGCTCGATGAGAGGCCGGCCCCAAAGCTAGGGACTGATATAAATAAGGAGACTGGGACGTAGGTTTACTTGAAGTTTAATCCGTTCCTTGATTTTCAGATTAACCATTCCTGGCAAGAGTCCCTAACCTGT
This genomic stretch from Hordeum vulgare subsp. vulgare chromosome 6H, MorexV3_pseudomolecules_assembly, whole genome shotgun sequence harbors:
- the LOC123401011 gene encoding ethylene-responsive transcription factor-like protein At4g13040; the protein is MVSLRRRRLLGLCSGKDSLPVDLPKPVENEKNGEVEHANVNPLSVHPLPLTRTSDVLPESSNGSDSLKEEKNQYYPGKEIKRRKRHRRKQYVDQEPCIMRGVYFKNMKWQAAIKVDKKQIHLGTVGTQDEAARLYDRAAFMCGREPNFELSEEEKNELVKYTWDDFLAMTRNTITSKKQRKVGSLRHNKADLFIGDTEMVNGGGSSNSDDGDVDTSVS